In Topomyia yanbarensis strain Yona2022 chromosome 2, ASM3024719v1, whole genome shotgun sequence, one DNA window encodes the following:
- the LOC131685533 gene encoding sorbitol dehydrogenase-like — MATKPNLAAVLYGPNDLRLEKRPILEPAFNEVLLEVDTCGICGTDVHFLKEGGFGAQMLIKPIVLGHESSGIVRKLGSQVTDLKVGDRVAIEPAAGCRTCDLCKVGKYNVCLNGKHCPTQKHDGNCSNYFTHYADCCFKLPDNVSMEEGAMLEPLAVAIYAARKIEVGLGSKVLIFGAGPIGLMCLIAAKAMGATRTVVLDLARVKHRLDMAKKLGATEVIAIGKDDKEDDLVKKIHMILGAPADRVLECTGSQPGMRISIKSTRNAGKICLVGLGNDDVTLPMVDAISREIDIMTAMRYNHDFPAAVETVANGLVNLKPLVSHHFDLKDVLEAFRVASQSEGNKIMVHLVPRDTNNKKKFVN, encoded by the exons ATGGCAACGAAACCAAATCTAGCCGCCGTATTGTACGGTCCAAACGATCTGCGACTAGAGAAACGTCCCATTCTGGAACCGGCCTTCAACGAAGTTCTGCTCGAAGTGGACACCTGTGGCATTTGTGGAACCGATGTTCACTTCCTGAAGGAGGGTGGATTCGGTGCCCAAATGCTGATCAAACCGATCGTGCTGGGGCACGAGTCCTCCGGTATTGTGCGAAAGCTCGGTAGCCAGGTGACTGATTTGAAGGTTGGTGATCGCGTCGCGATCGAGCCAGCTGCCGGATGCAGGACGTGTGATCTGTGCAAAGTCGGCAAATACAACGTCTGTCTGAATGGTAAACACTGTCCCACGCAGAAGCACGACGGAAATTGTTCCAATTATTTCACACACTACGCCGATTGCTGCTTCAAGCTACCGGACAATGTATCAATGGAGGAAGGGGCAATGCTGGAGCCGCTTGCGGTTGCGATCTACGCGGCGCGTAAAATCGAAGTTGGTTTGGGAAGCAAAGTTCTTATTTTCGGAGCTGGTCCAATTGGGTTGATGTGTTTGATCGCGGCAAAAGCAATGGGAGCTACTCGAACAGTGGTGCTGGATCTCGCGCGGGTTAAGCATCGTCTGGATATGGCCAAGAAGCTGGGAGCTACCGAAGTGATCGCGATCGGCAAGGATGACAAGGAGGATGATTTGGTCAAGAAGATACATATGATCTTGGGTGCTCCAGCTGATCGTGTATTGGAGTGTACGGGTTCACAGCCAGGAATGAGGATTTCTATCAAGAGTACAAGGAATGCAGGGAAAATTTGTCTGGTTGGATTGGGCAACGATGACGTGACGTTGCCGATGGTGGATGCAATTTCTAGGGAGATCGATATTATGACCGCAATGAGATATAATCATGA TTTTCCTGCCGCAGTAGAGACCGTAGCCAATGGTTTGGTTAACTTGAAACCGCTTGTTTCGCATCACTTTGATCTGAAGGATGTTCTGGAGGCATTCCGCGTTGCCAGCCAGAGTGAGGGGAACAAAATAATGGTCCATCTTGTTCCAAGGGACACTAACAATAAGAAAAAGTTTGTGAATTAG
- the LOC131685534 gene encoding sorbitol dehydrogenase-like, whose protein sequence is MAKKVNVGAVIHGVEDMRMEQVPMPTPRDNEVLLEMDCVGICGSDVHVLTHGGFGEYKLRQPMVIGHESSGVVIGTGKSVKRLKVGDRVAVEPAIGCKVCKLCKAGRYNLCPDGIYSATPPIHGTLQNFYTHVEDCCFKLPPNVTMEEGALLEPLAVGVHSCRIAGIQLGSNVLILGAGPIGMVTVLVAKAMGAAKICVLDLVQSKLDVAKEIGADVTLQIKKGDKEEDLVKKIHQLLGVAPDISIECTGAEPCVRLGILATEIGGVLTLVGIGSTNMNLPITIALVREVEIRSGFRYANAYPAALTMVANGTIDATKLISHHFDLKDSVEAFKTSRYGLDGAIKVMIHCQPRNKNNPGKKM, encoded by the exons ATGGCGAAAAAAGTGAACGTTGGTGCCGTGATACACGGAGTTGAAGATATGAGGATG GAACAAGTTCCGATGCCGACTCCTCGAGACAATGAGGTATTGTTGGAAATGGATTGTGTTGGAATCTGTGGATCGGACGTGCACGTGCTGACGCACGGTGGTTTCGGCGAGTACAAACTTCGCCAACCAATGGTCATCGGGCACGAGTCTTCTGGTGTGGTAATCGGGACAGGAAAAAGTGTTAAACGATTGAAGGTCGGTGATCGGGTAGCCGTTGAACCTGCAATTGGATGTAAAGTTTGTAAACTGTGCAAAGCCGGTCGGTACAATCTATGCCCGGATGGAATCTACAGTGCAACTCCACCGATTCATGGAACTCTACAGAATTTTTACACACACGTAGAGGATTGCTGTTTCAAGCTTCCACCAAATGTCACAATGGAGGAAGGAGCTTTGCTAGAGCCGCTTGCTGTAGGAGTGCATAGTTGCCGAATCGCAGGCATCCAGCTGGGATCTAATGTGTTGATACTTGGCGCTGGACCGATCGGAATGGTCACTGTTTTGGTGGCAAAAGCTATGGGAGCCGCAAAAATTTGCGTTCTCGATCTGGTCCAAAGTAAGCTGGATGTTGCCAAAGAAATCGGAGCAGATGTGACCTTGCAAATTAAAAAAGGTGACAAGGAAGAAGATTTGGTTAAGAAAATCCACCAGTTGTTGGGAGTTGCGCCAGATATCTCGATCGAGTGTACCGGGGCAGAGCCTTGCGTTCGACTTGGTATTCTTGCAACCGAAATTGGTGGAGTTCTCACACTCGTCGGAATTGGCAGCACCAATATGAACCTTCCGATAACGATCGCGCTAGTGCGTGAAGTGGAAATACGCTCCGGTTTTCGGTATGCAAATGCGTACCCAGCAGCATTGACAATGGTGGCCAACGGAACGATTGACGCTACCAAACTGATCTCGCATCACTTTGATCTGAAGGATTCCGTTGAAGCTTTTAAAACATCTCGTTACGGTTTGGATGGTGCCATTAAGGTCATGATCCACTGTCAGCCAAGGAACAAGAATAATCCAGGAAAGAAGATGTAG
- the LOC131685535 gene encoding sorbitol dehydrogenase-like, protein MNDNLTAVLYGIEDLRLEQRPIPVPKDDEVLLQMDSVGICGSDVHYLVNGRIGDFVLRKPMVIGHEASGIVAKVGSKVKHLQIGDRVAIEPGYGCRVCDFCKAGRYNLCDEMIFCATPPFDGNLTRYFTHPADFCFKLPAHVTMEEGALLEPLSVGVHACRRAQVGLGSEVLILGAGPIGLVTLITAKSMGASKIVITDLLQSRLDVAKELGADETLVVERGASETEVVKQIHALFGGAPDKTIDCSGAEATSRLSILATRSGGCAVMVGMGAPEVKLPLVNALAREVDIRGVFRYCNDYPAALSLVASGKINVKRLITHHFNIEETLDAFNTSRHGLGGAIKVMIHVQPKDTNNPK, encoded by the exons ATGAACGACAATCTCACCGCTGTGTTATATGGAATAGAAGATCTGCGTTTg GAGCAACGTCCCATTCCAGTACCAAAGGATGACG AGGTTCTGCTACAGATGGACAGTGTTGGCATCTGCGGATCGGATGTGCACTACCTGGTCAACGGTCGCATCGGGGACTTTGTGCTGCGCAAACCGATGGTTATCGGACACGAGGCGTCCGGAATTGTGGCCAAAGTGGGTTCTAAGGTGAAACACCTACAGATAGGTGACCGGGTAGCAATCGAACCTGGTTACGGGTGTCGTGTGTGTGATTTTTGCAAGGCAGGTCGTTACAATCTGTGCGATGAGATGATTTTCTGTGCTACTCCGCCTTTCGATGGGAATTTGACCAGATATTTCACACATCCTGCCGATTTCTGTTTTAAACTGCCGGCGCATGTGACCATGGAGGAAGGGGCACTGCTGGAGCCGCTGTCTGTCGGAGTTCATGCCTGCCGCAGAGCTCAGGTGGGATTAGGTTCGGAAGTGTTGATCCTCGGAGCCGGGCCGATTGGATTGGTGACACTGATTACGGCCAAATCTATGGGGGCCAGTAAAATTGTGATTACCGATTTGCTGCAAAGTCGGCTCGATGTAGCGAAGGAGTTAGGCGCTGATGAGACACTGGTTGTGGAAAGAGGGGCAAGCGAGACTGAGGTCGTTAAGCAGATTCATGCTTTGTTCGGCGGTGCACCGGATAAAACTATCGATTGTAGTGGGGCCGAGGCTACCTCCAGGCTATCAATCTTGGCTACTCGGTCGGGCGGGTGTGCCGTAATGGTCGGAATGGGTGCACCGGAAGTCAAACTGCCGCTGGTTAATGCGTTGGCACGTGAAGTAGACATTCGTGGAGTGTTTCGTTATTGCAATGA CTATCCTGCTGCACTCAGTTTAGTGGCCAGCGGAAAGATTAATGTGAAGCGACTGATAACTCATCACTTTAACATCGAAGAAACTTTGGATGCCTTCAACACGTCCCGGCACGGACTTGGCGGTGCAATTAAGGTTATGATCCATGTTCAACCAAAGGATACAAACAACCCAAAGTAG
- the LOC131685532 gene encoding uncharacterized protein LOC131685532 isoform X2 → MNQSKAVHGSCCFICKSPEDNELLYGKIYTKWRLRVHYYCLLLTSNLIQNGESDEVGIFGFLQPDIRSEEARVRNQKCYLCKGRYANIHCCAKKCFRTFHTVCGIQSGCLSHFVDTFQSWCDRHVELPSKVQHGEEDVCGICYDAMGPFNKLESIYAPCCQNGWFHRRCVAQFAQTAGYFFKCPLCNNKDEFGRAMQLRGVFIPEKDAAWELEPNAFGEQLERPSECDAEECLCRYGRDYDNNGKWDLRLCETCGSNCRHDLCMEIPTKNYVCTFCRPIVGDEVPAAVLALAEASRKAEAARRAAASSDEDDDRSSNGRESGIHSPGSSSSSVGNSSRSSVVRTGNKSHKKSRGRRIESTDSSADSSIIDHKNRKSGRKQNVLESEESDSGSEIGFKSKQRKAHRRLSTSSSQSSFSSWETEEIRFERMVKKIPLQQGVNVEKLLTLKPVVRLRKLSEDEIKTMTSSENEETTFDFNYRVKQNKNQRRRTMTDLQSIKDIIRSDTDTLTDASGGQEVRDSKTPSHKSFAKQFKLKLLGSKSASRKRIGSSSESEQEQPAKKLCSPLVGQSQSKTRISLFPSEDSENTCPNSPQKVSVEPTSEPKPNSPLKLETLASHVLSPPPTKKSGDGETANANSAHKPAVQYQKTLISFFIKSPPLSDGIPLVANDSCGSSGGGGVGVGDCSSAISSLGSSCKSAKKTSGNAQRKKLVELDRSQKNLLDYFNRC, encoded by the exons ATGAATCAATCGAAAGCAGTCCATGGATCCTGCTGCTTCATTTGCAAGAGTCCGGAGGACAACGAGCTCCTTTACGGGAAGATTTACACCAAGTGGCGCCTGCGTGTTCATTATTATTGCTTG ctTCTGACATCAAACCTAATTCAAAATGGTGAATCCGATGAGGTGGGAATATTCGGGTTCCTGCAGCCTGACATCCGAAGCGAAGAGGCCCGCGTGCGTAATCAGAAGTGCTACTTATGTAAGGGGCGATACGCTAATATACACTGCTGTGCGAAGAAGTGCTTCCGTACGTTTCACACGGTTTGCGGCATTCAGAGTGGATGTCTGTCCCATTTTGTCGATACGTTTCAGTCGTGGTGTGATCGACACGTAGAACTGCCCAGTAAAGTACAGCATGGTGAGGAAGATGTGTGTGGCATCTGTTACGATGCGATGGGACCGTTCAACAAGCTGGAATCGATCTATGCACCCTGCTGCCAAAATGGCTGGTTCCATCGGCGGTGTGTGGCGCAGTTTGCCCAGACGGCGGGCTATTTTTTCAAGTGCCCCCTGTGCAACAATAAGGATGAATTCGGGAGGGCCATGCAGCTTAGGGGTGTTTTCATCCCGGAAAA GGATGCCGCCTGGGAACTAGAGCCGAACGCGTTTGGAGAGCAATTGGAACGTCCTTCAGAGTGTGATGCAGAGGAGTGCCTCTGTCGGTACGGACGGGATTACGACAACAACGGTAAATGGGATCTGCGGTTGTGTGAGACTTGTGGCTCAAACTGCCGGCATGATCTGTGCATGGAGATACCGACAAAAAACTATGTCTGCACGTTCTGTCGCCCGATTGTAGGCGATGAAGTACCAGCCGCTGTGCTGGCATTGGCGGAAGCATCCCGTAAAGCGGAAGCAGCTAGAAGAGCTGCTGCTTCTTCGGATGAGGATGACGATCGGAGTTCAAATG GGCGCGAATCGGGCATTCACAGTCCtggtagtagcagcagtagCGTTGGAAACAGCTCTAGGTCTTCAGTTGTCCGAACAGGCAATAAAAGCCACAAAAAGAGCCGAGGACGACGCATTGAATCAACTGATTCCAGTGCGGATTCATCAATCATTGACCATAAAAATCGAAAGTCTGGAAGAAAACAAAATGTGTTGGAGAGTGAGGAAAGTGATTCAGGATCGGAAATAGGCTTCAAGTCTAAACAAAGGAAAGCACACAGAAGGCTTTCCACGTCATCTTCACAATCATCGTTTTCTTCGTGGGAAACTGAAGAAATTCGATTTGAAAGGATGGTAAAGAAAATACCGCTTCAACAAGGTGTAAACGTCGAGAAGTTGTTGACCTTGAAACCAGTGGTCAGACTACGAAAGTTAAGCGAAGATGAGATTAAGACTATGACCTCGTCCGAGAATGAAGAGACAACGTTTGACTTTAACTATCGTGTCAAACAGAACAAGAATCAGCGTCGCAGGACGATGACCGACTTGCAGTCGATTAAGGACATAATTCGATCGGACACCGACACATTAACCGACGCGTCCGGAGGACAGGAAGTAAGAGATTCAAAGACGCCATCGCACAAGAGCTTCGCCAAACAATTTAAGTTGAAACTGTTGGGATCGAAATCTGCCAGCCGCAAACGAATCGGATCCAGCAGCGAATCTGAACAGGAACAACCTGCTAAGAAAT TATGCTCCCCGCTAGTTGGACAGTCACAGAGCAAAACTCGTATCTCACTGTTCCCGTCGGAAGATTCGGAGAATACTTGCCCTAACAGTCCCCAGAAGGTTTCTGTTGAACCCACTAGCGAACCGAAGCCTAATTCCCCTTTGAAGTTGGAAACTCTGGCGTCGCATGTGTTATCACCACCGCCAACCAAAAAATCTGGCGATGGGGAAACCGCCAATGCCAACTCCGCACACAAACCTGCTGTCCAGTATCAGAAGACATTGATTAGTTTTTTCATAAAGTCGCCGCCACTTTCGGACGGGATTCCACTGGTGGCTAACGATAGTTGCGGCAGCAGTGGCGGTGGTGGCGTTGGTGTTGGCGATTGTAGCAGTGCAATATCATCTCTCGGTAGCAGTTGCAAAAGTGCGAAGAAAACATCGGGCAACGCGCAGCGGAAGAAGCTGGTGGAGTTG GATCGCAGCCAGAAAAATTTACTAGACTATTTTAACCGATGTTGA
- the LOC131685532 gene encoding uncharacterized protein LOC131685532 isoform X1 yields the protein MNQSKAVHGSCCFICKSPEDNELLYGKIYTKWRLRVHYYCLLLTSNLIQNGESDEVGIFGFLQPDIRSEEARVRNQKCYLCKGRYANIHCCAKKCFRTFHTVCGIQSGCLSHFVDTFQSWCDRHVELPSKVQHGEEDVCGICYDAMGPFNKLESIYAPCCQNGWFHRRCVAQFAQTAGYFFKCPLCNNKDEFGRAMQLRGVFIPEKDAAWELEPNAFGEQLERPSECDAEECLCRYGRDYDNNGKWDLRLCETCGSNCRHDLCMEIPTKNYVCTFCRPIVGDEVPAAVLALAEASRKAEAARRAAASSDEDDDRSSNGKRRESGIHSPGSSSSSVGNSSRSSVVRTGNKSHKKSRGRRIESTDSSADSSIIDHKNRKSGRKQNVLESEESDSGSEIGFKSKQRKAHRRLSTSSSQSSFSSWETEEIRFERMVKKIPLQQGVNVEKLLTLKPVVRLRKLSEDEIKTMTSSENEETTFDFNYRVKQNKNQRRRTMTDLQSIKDIIRSDTDTLTDASGGQEVRDSKTPSHKSFAKQFKLKLLGSKSASRKRIGSSSESEQEQPAKKLCSPLVGQSQSKTRISLFPSEDSENTCPNSPQKVSVEPTSEPKPNSPLKLETLASHVLSPPPTKKSGDGETANANSAHKPAVQYQKTLISFFIKSPPLSDGIPLVANDSCGSSGGGGVGVGDCSSAISSLGSSCKSAKKTSGNAQRKKLVELDRSQKNLLDYFNRC from the exons ATGAATCAATCGAAAGCAGTCCATGGATCCTGCTGCTTCATTTGCAAGAGTCCGGAGGACAACGAGCTCCTTTACGGGAAGATTTACACCAAGTGGCGCCTGCGTGTTCATTATTATTGCTTG ctTCTGACATCAAACCTAATTCAAAATGGTGAATCCGATGAGGTGGGAATATTCGGGTTCCTGCAGCCTGACATCCGAAGCGAAGAGGCCCGCGTGCGTAATCAGAAGTGCTACTTATGTAAGGGGCGATACGCTAATATACACTGCTGTGCGAAGAAGTGCTTCCGTACGTTTCACACGGTTTGCGGCATTCAGAGTGGATGTCTGTCCCATTTTGTCGATACGTTTCAGTCGTGGTGTGATCGACACGTAGAACTGCCCAGTAAAGTACAGCATGGTGAGGAAGATGTGTGTGGCATCTGTTACGATGCGATGGGACCGTTCAACAAGCTGGAATCGATCTATGCACCCTGCTGCCAAAATGGCTGGTTCCATCGGCGGTGTGTGGCGCAGTTTGCCCAGACGGCGGGCTATTTTTTCAAGTGCCCCCTGTGCAACAATAAGGATGAATTCGGGAGGGCCATGCAGCTTAGGGGTGTTTTCATCCCGGAAAA GGATGCCGCCTGGGAACTAGAGCCGAACGCGTTTGGAGAGCAATTGGAACGTCCTTCAGAGTGTGATGCAGAGGAGTGCCTCTGTCGGTACGGACGGGATTACGACAACAACGGTAAATGGGATCTGCGGTTGTGTGAGACTTGTGGCTCAAACTGCCGGCATGATCTGTGCATGGAGATACCGACAAAAAACTATGTCTGCACGTTCTGTCGCCCGATTGTAGGCGATGAAGTACCAGCCGCTGTGCTGGCATTGGCGGAAGCATCCCGTAAAGCGGAAGCAGCTAGAAGAGCTGCTGCTTCTTCGGATGAGGATGACGATCGGAGTTCAAATGGTAAAA GGCGCGAATCGGGCATTCACAGTCCtggtagtagcagcagtagCGTTGGAAACAGCTCTAGGTCTTCAGTTGTCCGAACAGGCAATAAAAGCCACAAAAAGAGCCGAGGACGACGCATTGAATCAACTGATTCCAGTGCGGATTCATCAATCATTGACCATAAAAATCGAAAGTCTGGAAGAAAACAAAATGTGTTGGAGAGTGAGGAAAGTGATTCAGGATCGGAAATAGGCTTCAAGTCTAAACAAAGGAAAGCACACAGAAGGCTTTCCACGTCATCTTCACAATCATCGTTTTCTTCGTGGGAAACTGAAGAAATTCGATTTGAAAGGATGGTAAAGAAAATACCGCTTCAACAAGGTGTAAACGTCGAGAAGTTGTTGACCTTGAAACCAGTGGTCAGACTACGAAAGTTAAGCGAAGATGAGATTAAGACTATGACCTCGTCCGAGAATGAAGAGACAACGTTTGACTTTAACTATCGTGTCAAACAGAACAAGAATCAGCGTCGCAGGACGATGACCGACTTGCAGTCGATTAAGGACATAATTCGATCGGACACCGACACATTAACCGACGCGTCCGGAGGACAGGAAGTAAGAGATTCAAAGACGCCATCGCACAAGAGCTTCGCCAAACAATTTAAGTTGAAACTGTTGGGATCGAAATCTGCCAGCCGCAAACGAATCGGATCCAGCAGCGAATCTGAACAGGAACAACCTGCTAAGAAAT TATGCTCCCCGCTAGTTGGACAGTCACAGAGCAAAACTCGTATCTCACTGTTCCCGTCGGAAGATTCGGAGAATACTTGCCCTAACAGTCCCCAGAAGGTTTCTGTTGAACCCACTAGCGAACCGAAGCCTAATTCCCCTTTGAAGTTGGAAACTCTGGCGTCGCATGTGTTATCACCACCGCCAACCAAAAAATCTGGCGATGGGGAAACCGCCAATGCCAACTCCGCACACAAACCTGCTGTCCAGTATCAGAAGACATTGATTAGTTTTTTCATAAAGTCGCCGCCACTTTCGGACGGGATTCCACTGGTGGCTAACGATAGTTGCGGCAGCAGTGGCGGTGGTGGCGTTGGTGTTGGCGATTGTAGCAGTGCAATATCATCTCTCGGTAGCAGTTGCAAAAGTGCGAAGAAAACATCGGGCAACGCGCAGCGGAAGAAGCTGGTGGAGTTG GATCGCAGCCAGAAAAATTTACTAGACTATTTTAACCGATGTTGA